ATTCCATTTTCCAGACCTTCCGGCCTTGCTCGATCCTCGCGTGGTCGAGGACATTTCCTACGAGTGTGGAAAGCCGTGCTCCCTCCCGTGCGATGAGCCGATGGAATTCCTTCGCCGTTTCAGGCGGGACCTTTTCTTCTTCGAGAGCATCCGCCATCAGTCGGATCGAGGCGACCGGTGCCCGCAGTTCGTGGGAGACGCTGGCGACGAACTGGCTTTTCATCTCGTTCAGCTTCCGCTCGCGCTGGAGGGTGCGCTGAATCAGCAGCAGTCCCCAGAGGCAAATGCCTGCCGCAAGTGCGACCAGCGAGATGATACGCCTTTCCTGTCCCCGGGCTGCCGCGGCCACGGACTCGGGAGACTTCAGGCTGACATCCACCCTGAGTCCCCGGGCAAAGGCGACGGGAGCGGAGCGGAAGGGGGCGCTGGTGGTGCCGGCGCTGTTTTCCAAGGAGAGCCTCGCGAGGAAATCCCGATGTTGAAGATTGCCCAGTTCTCCGGAGATCAATCCCTGCACCGTCTCCGGCGCGATGAACTTCGCGCCTTTTTCGTCCCGCTCCAGCCACCAAGGCTTCTCGCCTTCAAGGATCCATCCGGTGCGCTGTTCGTGGTCCAGGAGCGCCAGAGCCTTTTGGCCACGCCGCCAATGACGGAGGGCTCCGCTACCTTCCGGGTCGAGCTTTGCCAAACCCGTCTCGGTGAGAATCGATGGGCAGTCGTGGACGAGCAGCTCCTCTAATTCCTTCGGCGGCTGCTCCTGTGGCGCCAGTTCCATGATTCTCAGTGTGGCCAAAGCGCGGCGTGGCAGGCCGGCCGGGGAGTTTCCCGCTTCCGGGGAATCCCTGAGGGCCTTCAGCGCCGGGATATCGCTACCATCAAGTACGAGATCCATCGGAGATACCGAGCCCGGAGCCGGAGGATCCGGGTAGCGAGGAGCAGTTTCCACTGCCTCCGGCAAGCGGCGAGCCAAGCGGTCTGCCACCGCCGTCGCGTAGAGTTCCGCTTCCCGACCGAGATCTTCCCATACGGCCCGCTCTTGTGCCCGCGCGCCGCGCCACGCCAGCGCGGCCAGAAGGGCAAGCGGGACAAGAACGATAAGAAGCTGTCCCACCAAGGAGAGCGATCCGGAAGAGCGCTTCATTGGTTGCCGGGGCGAGGCACTGGAGGGGATGGCCGCGGACGGGGTTGTCGCTGGATCGGCTGTCCGGGCTGTCCTGATGAGACCCGGACAACATCCCCATCCCTTAAGAAGACAGAGTCCGACGACAGGGCTGCTGAAGTCTCACCACCGCGGGTGATTTGAAGTGAATCAAGAGGCCGATCTCCGCTCAATACGGTGCGGGCCTTCATGCTCTGTGAGCCTGCCGGGGGCTGCATGGGAAGCCATCCTGCGGCTGTTTCGATGTAGATGGGTGCCTTGTAGGCGAGTGGCTGCAGAGAGATGTTCCCCTGCGCGTCGACGAGTTGGATTTTCCCCTCGAGCATCTTCGAGAGCAGGAGTTCTTCCTGCGGGCTGAAGCCCCGCCAATCTTCGGCGGGCCGATCCTTTCTTACGCGAAGCTCCACGACGTCTCCCGCTTGGAGGATGATATCGAGTTTCTTGCACTCCTCAGCAGGCTGCCCGGCATTCACCTCGGCGATGGCCTTCGACCAATCGATAGCGAGCACTTCCTCCGTGCCGTCCTCCCGGAGACGCCGAATTCCGATCTGGCCAAGATCCGGGTAAGGAAGCACTGGCATGCTGCGACTTTGCAGGCGGCCCATGAGGATCCCGAGCGAGCGGATTTCGTCTCCTGAAAAATACCGCGGATCGATCGCGTCCTTTCCCCCGTAGGCCTCCACCAGCAGCTGTGCCAAAGTGGGCAAGCAAGGGACAGGAGGAAGGTCTTGATCCTGCCGGACGTAGGCTGGGAAGAATGTTCGGTAAGGAAATCCCGGGGCGCATAGTTCCACCACCTGCTTCCGGCGCTCCTTGAAGCGTGCTTCCATATCGGGCGGGAGTTCGAGGTTCAGTTCATCTCTGTCTTGCAGAGGGAACTTCGATGCTTCCGCGGAGGGGTAGGCCATGCGTAGGACGGGCCAGTCTTTCCTTGTCACGGAAATCGTGATCCCTGCGTCGGAAAGCTCGTCGAACTTTGAGAAAGGAGTATTCCACAGGAGATCCACCAACTCTCCCGCATCGCACCATGGAATCTCATTGCTCGTGACATCGTAGATGAGGCGATTGCCCAGCATCCGGTAGATTTTCTTCTCCCCGCCGATGCCAATGGAAACAGAGGCAGAAAGATGCCTGTGATAAAGCCAGGACACTTCTTCGTTGCTTCTTGTCGAACGCTGGTCGTCGTCGAATTCAATCACATCTCCCCATTCCAGCACGGGAGGCAGCTCGGATTTGGTTAGATTGACCGGGATCTCAAGATAAGAGCCATCCTTCCGGAGACGCATGATCGTCGCGCTTTGAAGCGAGGAAATCCCGTTCGGCATCGTATTCAGAAGTGTCGCCAGCTTGTCGTAGAAAGAAGCGAATGGTGGCGGGCTAGCTTCGCCCTCTTTCCTCGCGAGTTCATTCTCGCGGTCATACACGTTCAGGCGGGGCAGGATCGCGGTAATCGCCGGACGGCTGGAGAGCTCGGGATAGACGAAGCGGCGAAGCATCAGCTCCCTGTATCTCGGATTCACGTTGGGAAAGCGGGACCGGATCGAATCCTCCGAAGGCCTGGCTCCGCGTTCAATCAGCATGGTCAGGAGCGGGATCGGATCCTGATTCTCTAGTTGGATCTCCGGGCTGGAGGAAATCAGAGCGTCGATCAAGGGGACCGCGGCCGGGTTGTGGAGGATTGGGAAGGTGTAGGCATTGGGATCCATCCCGGCATCGAAGAGCAGGCCGAGGATGTCCAGATTGCCTTGAATGGCTGCTTTCTCGAGCAGGCTCTTCCGGTTCACTCCGGCCTTGGCCGCGAGCAGGGCTTCCACCGCCGCTTTGTTTTCTTTTAACACTGCCATCTCGAGAGGGGTCGCCCGACTCCAACCAGGAATGCCATCATCCCGGTGCCATAGAACCTCCCGGTTTGCATCGGCTCCCCCGGCCAACAGGCGCTTTACGATCGGAAGCATTTCCGGATCTTGGGAAGATACCGCGTAATGTAGTGGCGAGACATTGTAGTCCGGTGTGGTCAGATCGGGCTTGGAGCCCTGGTCCAGCAGGTAATTGGTGGCGGGGATATTCCCGCATGCGATCGCTTCGTGAAGAGGCGCTCCCCGCAGCTTGCCCGGTTGGGTCGATACGGTCGTTTCGGTGGGCATGTCGTTCAGATCCGCGCCGGCTTTTACCAGATCGCTTGTGACCTCGGGATTCCAGTCGGAACTGCTGGCTTTCACCGAAGTGGAGAGGGCATGGATTCTGTTAGGTTCGAAGCCTTTGCTGGCAAGGAGCAGCTTCAGGATTTCCACCCGCTTTCCGCGCACGGCATTTTCCAAGGCCATGTCGGCGATGTCCGCGGGTGGCGAGCCCTTCGCTTCAAGAATTTCCTTGCAGACACTGAGGAAGCCGGCGCTCGCGGCATATGGAAGTGCATTGGTCTTGTAAGGATCTTGGCCAAGGCCGATGAGATATCCGATTACCTTCGACCATCCCTTTGAAGCGGCTTGCTCCATGATTGATGAATCACGCAGCACGTCGGGTCCGCTCACCGCCAAGGCTTGCAGACGGCGGAGTTCGGCCATCTCCTCATCCGAGGAGAGATCCCCACTGGCCGGAACCTTCGCACCGAGTGCGGCGAGGTTCTCAGCGGCGAGCTTGGTCTCGGGTCCGGCGGCGGGAAACTCGCGGATCAGGCGCTGATAGAGTTGGATGGCCTCATCCTTGCGGCCCTGCTTCCGTCGCACTTCGGCCAAGCGGAAAAGCGCGGTAGCGGCGAAGGCACGTTGCTGATCGAGTTTGTCGAGCAACTCTTCGTACTGCTGTGCAGCCTTGTCGGGCTCGCGGCTGACTTCCTCCGTATAGAGGGCATCGCGGAGGAGGTTCCGCAGGGATTCGTCCTCGGCTCGCAGGTTGGCGAGGGGAAGCAGCATCGACAGGGCCATCGGCTTGGAGAAGCGGGTCAGGTTGCTGGACATG
This portion of the Luteolibacter luteus genome encodes:
- a CDS encoding sensor histidine kinase → MKRSSGSLSLVGQLLIVLVPLALLAALAWRGARAQERAVWEDLGREAELYATAVADRLARRLPEAVETAPRYPDPPAPGSVSPMDLVLDGSDIPALKALRDSPEAGNSPAGLPRRALATLRIMELAPQEQPPKELEELLVHDCPSILTETGLAKLDPEGSGALRHWRRGQKALALLDHEQRTGWILEGEKPWWLERDEKGAKFIAPETVQGLISGELGNLQHRDFLARLSLENSAGTTSAPFRSAPVAFARGLRVDVSLKSPESVAAAARGQERRIISLVALAAGICLWGLLLIQRTLQRERKLNEMKSQFVASVSHELRAPVASIRLMADALEEEKVPPETAKEFHRLIAREGARLSTLVGNVLDHARIEQGRKVWKMESCDLAALVKNTLRVMEPLAKEREISLEAGITPVESSVDADSIQQALVNLLDNAIKFSPKGSTIFTSLSIDEVLHDWTLSVNDPGPGIPEDEQARIFERFYRPGDELRRETQGTGIGLSLVKSIAEAHGGTVIVASKPGEGSTFTLRIPISA
- a CDS encoding ankyrin repeat domain-containing protein: MSSNLTRFSKPMALSMLLPLANLRAEDESLRNLLRDALYTEEVSREPDKAAQQYEELLDKLDQQRAFAATALFRLAEVRRKQGRKDEAIQLYQRLIREFPAAGPETKLAAENLAALGAKVPASGDLSSDEEMAELRRLQALAVSGPDVLRDSSIMEQAASKGWSKVIGYLIGLGQDPYKTNALPYAASAGFLSVCKEILEAKGSPPADIADMALENAVRGKRVEILKLLLASKGFEPNRIHALSTSVKASSSDWNPEVTSDLVKAGADLNDMPTETTVSTQPGKLRGAPLHEAIACGNIPATNYLLDQGSKPDLTTPDYNVSPLHYAVSSQDPEMLPIVKRLLAGGADANREVLWHRDDGIPGWSRATPLEMAVLKENKAAVEALLAAKAGVNRKSLLEKAAIQGNLDILGLLFDAGMDPNAYTFPILHNPAAVPLIDALISSSPEIQLENQDPIPLLTMLIERGARPSEDSIRSRFPNVNPRYRELMLRRFVYPELSSRPAITAILPRLNVYDRENELARKEGEASPPPFASFYDKLATLLNTMPNGISSLQSATIMRLRKDGSYLEIPVNLTKSELPPVLEWGDVIEFDDDQRSTRSNEEVSWLYHRHLSASVSIGIGGEKKIYRMLGNRLIYDVTSNEIPWCDAGELVDLLWNTPFSKFDELSDAGITISVTRKDWPVLRMAYPSAEASKFPLQDRDELNLELPPDMEARFKERRKQVVELCAPGFPYRTFFPAYVRQDQDLPPVPCLPTLAQLLVEAYGGKDAIDPRYFSGDEIRSLGILMGRLQSRSMPVLPYPDLGQIGIRRLREDGTEEVLAIDWSKAIAEVNAGQPAEECKKLDIILQAGDVVELRVRKDRPAEDWRGFSPQEELLLSKMLEGKIQLVDAQGNISLQPLAYKAPIYIETAAGWLPMQPPAGSQSMKARTVLSGDRPLDSLQITRGGETSAALSSDSVFLRDGDVVRVSSGQPGQPIQRQPRPRPSPPVPRPGNQ